Within the Marinobacter qingdaonensis genome, the region CTGCACGACCAGATGCGCAACTTCTTCCACGGCTTCCGCCGGGACGCGCATCCGATGGCCATTATGTGCGGCGTTGTCGGCGCCCTGTCGGCCTTCTACCACGACCAGATGGACGTGACCAGCGAGCACCAGCGAGAAATCACCGCGCACCGCCTGATCGCCAAGATGCCGACCATCGCGGCCTGGTGTTACAAGTACAGCATCGGTCAGCCGTTCATGTACCCGCGTAACGACCTGTCCTACTCCGAGAACTTCCTGCAGATGATGTTTGGCGTACCCTGCGAGGAGTACAAGCCGAACCCGATCCTGGCCAAGGCCATGGACAAGATCTTCATCCTGCACGCGGACCACGAGCAGAACGCATCAACGTCCACCGTACGCCTGGCCGGCTCCACCGGCGCCAACCCGTACGCCTGCATTGCCTCCGGCATTGCCGCGCTGTGGGGACCGGCTCACGGCGGCGCCAACGAGGCGGTTCTGGACATGCTGGCCGAGATCGGCGACGAGTCCAACATCGAGAAGTACATCGCCAAGGCCAAGGACAAGGACGACCCGTTCCGCCTGATGGGCTTCGGCCACCGGGTTTACAAGAACTTCGATCCGCGCGCCAAGGTCATGGCCGAAACCGCGCACGAAGTACTGACCGAGCTGGGCCTCGAAAACGATCCCCTGCTGAAGATCGCCCAGCGCCTGGAGAAGATTGCCCTCGAGGACGAGTATTTTGTCGAGCGCAAACTCTACCCGAACGTCGACTTCTACTCCGGCCTGATTCTCAAGGCCATTGGCATCCCGACGTCCATGTTCACGGTGATTTTCGCCCTGTCCCGGACCATCGGCTGGTTCTCCCACTGGAACGAAATGGTCAGTGGCAACTACCGCATCGGCCGTCCGCGTCAGCTGTACACTGGCTCCGACGCGCGGGATTACCCGAAGAAGTAAGCTCCACGCCTCCCCACCGGGAGCGCATGAAAAGGCCGCTGACCTCAGCGGCCTTTTTTTTGCCCGCTTCCCCACCGACACCCCGCCCGCGCTCAACTATCCTTTGGAGAGACACTCCACAGGAGGCACGGATCATGAAACTTATCGCGACACTGATGTTCACCGCACTCTTCTCAGCGGCCGCCATGGCCGGTCAATGCCCGTCCCTGATCGGACAGATTGACCAGAAACTGGCGTCGGCCCAGATCGGCGAGGAGCGCAAGATGGAAGTTCAGGCCCTGCGAGACCAGGGCCAAGCACTGCACGACCAGGGCAAACACGCGGAGTCGGTCAAAGTGCTCAGGGAAGCCCTTGGCATGCTTGATTCCGCCAGTTGATCAAGCCACCCCTGGCCTTTGGGGCAGCGAGCCCGGCCGGTCTCGCTGTCCCATCGGGCGTCAATTTGGGTTAAGCTCACCGTTCGACTTGCCAGACACATCTCTCCAATTCCATTCAGCCACTAACAACAACCCGGAGATGATTATGACAACCAGAGTTACCTTTATCGGCCTTGGGGTGATGGGCTACCCCATGGCGGGCCACCTGGCCAACGCCGGCCTTGAGGTCCGGGTCTGGAACCGGACCCACGCCAAGGCCGAACAATGGGCGAAGGAGTACCCGGGCCAGGCCTTCGAGACCGTCGCCGACGCCGTGCAAGGGGCGGAGTTCGTGATGACCTGCGTCGGGGCCGACAAGGACCTGATTGAAGTGTACGAGGGTGAACACGGCATCATCGCCAACGCCGCAGATGGTGCCGCCCTGATCGACCACACCACCGCCACGGCGGACGTTGCCGAACGCCTGGCCGCAGCGGCCGGGAGCCGCAATCAGGCGTTCATCGATGCCCCCATTTCCGGTGGCCAGCAAGGCGCCGAGAAAGGTCAGCTGACGGTGATGTGCGGCGGCACGGACTCAGCGTTCGACAAGGCCAGGCCGCTGATTGACCATTACGCACGCGCGGTCACCCTGCTGGGCCCGGTCGGCAGCGGCCAGAAGACCAAGATGGTCAACCAGATTGCCATTGCCGGCCTGGTCCAGGGCCTGTCCGAGGCCCTGCACTTCGCCGAGAAAGCCAATCTTGATGTAACCAAGGTGGTGGATGTCATCTCCAAGGGCGCGGCCCAGTCCTGGCAGATGGAGAACCGGTCAGCCACCATGATCGCGGGGGAATTTGACCACGGTTTCGCGGTGGACTGGATGCGCAAGGACCTGGGCATTTGCCTGGCCGAGGCCAACAAGGTCAACGCCTCACTGCCCGTTACCGCCCTGGTGGACCAGTTTTACGGCGACGTCCAGGCCATGGGCGGACGGCGGTGGGACACCTCCTCCTTGATCCAGCGACTGCGTAAATTGCGCTGATCGGCGGCCCGCCGGGCCATCCGGTCACAAAAAAAGGGGGCTCACGCCCCCTTTTTCATACTGACCGCTGGACCGGCAACGATGACCCCTACTACTTCTCCTTGGGCTCCCACTTGCCTTTGACGTACCAGGCTGACCAGCCAGTCGCCTTGCCGTCTTTCTCCGACATCACGTACTGCTCCTTGGTCTTGCGGCTGTAACGAATCACCGTGGGGTTGCCCTCGGGATCCGCCTCCGGCGCCTTCATCAGGAAATCGTACTTGGGGTCGATTTCCTTACGATGGGGCTTGATCTCTTTGACCAACGGCGGCCGGGTTTCCCGGTTTTTCGGGAATTTGCTGGCCGCCAGGAACAGGCCGGAGGCCCCGTCCCGCAGCACATAGGTGTCGTCCACCTTCTGGCACTGCAGTTCCGGCATCGGCACCGGATCCATCTTGGGCGGTGCCGGCTCACCATTTTTCAACAGCTTGCGGGTATTCTTGCAGGTATCACCGGTACAGCCGAAATACTTGCCGAAACGTCCGGTCTTCAGCTGCATCTCCGAACCACACTTGTCGCACTCCAGGGTCGGCCCGTCGTAACCCTTGATCCGGAAAGTGCCCTGCTCCACCTCGAACCCGGAACAATCCGGGTTGTTGCCGCACACGTGAAGCTTGCGGGCTTCATCAATGAGGTAGCTGTCCATGGCGGTACCGCACTTGGAGCAGCGCCGTTTCTTGCGCAGCAACCGGCTTTCGCCCTCGCCCTCGACATCGTCGTCGGCGCTCACCACCTCGTCGCCGGACACCAGGTTGATGGTGGTTTTGCAACGCTCTTTTGGGGGCAGCGAGTAACCGGAGCATCCGAGGAACACCCCGGTGCTGGCGACCCGAATCTGCATGTTGCGGCCACAGCTGGGGCACGGAATGTCGGTTTCAGTCGGGGTGTTGGCCCGCATGCCACCTTCGTCCGTGCTTTCGGCAGTTTCCAGCTGCTGCTTGAACCGGCCGTAGAAATCGTTCAGCACCTGCTTCCACTGGACGTCGCCCTCGGCAATATCGTCCAGCTCATCCTCCATGCGGGCAGTGAAATCGAAGTCCATCAGGTTTGGGAAGGATTCGGACAGCCGCTCAGTGACAATCTCCCCCATCTTTTCCGCGTAGAAACGGCGGTTCTGCAAGCGCACGTAGCCGCGATCCTGAATGGTGGAAATGATGGAGGCGTAGGTCGAGGGCCGACCGATGCCCTGCTTCTCCAGCTCCTTGACCAGGCTGGCCTCGGTGTAGCGCGGTGCCGGCTTGGTAAAATGCTGGCTCGGGTCCAGCTGTTTCAGATCCAGGACCTCGTCGACCTTGATGTCCGGCAGAGCCACGTCTTCGTCTTTTTTCGCGGCCTGGGGCGCAGCCTTCAGGAAACCCTCGAACTTGATGATACGGCCACGGGTACGCAGCTCGTAATCGCCGTTGGCGACGACGATAGAGGTGCTCAGGAATTCGGCGTCGGCCATCTGACAGGCGATGAACTGGCGCCAGATCAGGTCGTACAGCTTTTCGGCGTCTTTCTCCAGGCCGCTGATGTCGGACGGACGGCGACTGACCTCGGTCGGTCGGATCGCTTCGTGCGCTTCCTGGGCGCCCTCCTTGCTGCCGTAAACCCGCGGCTTCTCTGGCAGATAGCGGTCACCGAACTGCTTCTGGATGTAGTCACGACACCCGTTCACCGCGTCCTGACTCAGGTTGGTGGAGTCGGTACGCATGTAAGTGATGAAACCCGCCTCGTACAGCCGCTGGGCCAGCATCATGGTCTTCTTGACGCTGAACCCCATGCGGTTACTGGCCGCCTGCTGCAGGGTCGAGGTAATGAACGGTGCCGACGGCCGTGACCGGGTCGGCTTGTCTTCGCGCTTGGCAACCTTGAATGCGCCCGCCTTCAGGCGGTCGACGTGGTCATTGCTCTGGCTTTCATTGACCGGGCGATACGGCTTGTCGTCGTACCGGGTAACTTCGAAGCGGACCGGCTGATCCGCCTTGGCGGGCGCCAGGTTAGCGTGCAACTGCCAGAATTCTTCCGGGACAAACTTGCGGATCTCGCGCTCGCGCTCGACGATCAGGCGCACCGCCACCGACTGAACCCGACCGGCGGACAGCCCGCGGGCAATTTTTGCCCAGAGCAACGGCGACACCATGTAACCCACGACCCGGTCCAGGAACCGCCGCGCCTGCTGCGCGTTCACCCGGTTGTTGTCCAGGGCGCCGGGATCCTTGAACGCCTCCTGGATGGCGCGCTTGGTGATTTCGTTGAACACCACACGGCGGTACTTGTCGGGCTCGCCGCCAATGGTTTCCTGCAGGTGCCAGGCAATGGCCTCCCCTTCGCGGTCCAAATCCGTCGCCAGATAGATGTGGTCGGCCGATTTGGCCAGCCGCTTGAGTTCGCTGACCACCTTCTCCTTGCCGGGCAGGATCTCGTAGCGGGCGTCCCAGTTCTTGTCCGGGTCCACGCCCATGCGCGCCACTAGCTGTTCCCGGGCCTTGCGTTTCTTGTGGGCGGCCTTCTCGTCCGGGCTCATCTTGCGAGTAAGTGCGGCCTGCCGGGCGCGCTCTTTCGGGTCGGTCTGGGACCCACTGCCACTGACGGGAAGATCACGAATGTGCCCGACACTCGATTTCACAATGAAATCGGAACCCAGGTACTTATTAATGGTCTTCGCTTTCGCTGGTGACTCGACAATTACGAGACTTTTACCCATATCGGAGATCTGTATCCTTGGCGATAAATCGGTCAAACAAGCAGCAAACCGTAAACTCGCTGTAAAATCAGTCGGCTAGAAAACAAACAACTGCCGCTATTGTGTATAGGCTCACTGTTTTACAGGGTCAAGAATAGCAAGACAACCCATTCTTTGGTTTCTGCCCTGCTTTTTTATTCCAGACCGGAGCCGGCTTCAAACCGGCCAGAAACAGAAAGGCCCGGCGTTATGCCGGGCCCTTCGGAAAGCGCTTCCAATCCTCAAACGAGAATCAGAGACGCTCCCACACGGTCGCAATACCCTGACCCAGACCGATACACATGGTGGAGACGCCCAGCTTGCCGCCTTTGGCTTCCATCACGTTCAGCAGAGTCGTGGAGATGCGCGCACCGGAACAGCCCAGCGGATGGCCGAGAGCAATCGCGCCGCCGTTCAGGTTCACTTTCTCTTCCATCACGCCCAGCAGCTTCAGGTCTTTCAGGACCGGCAGCGACTGACCGGCGAAGGCTTCGTTCAGTTCCCAGAAGTCGATGTCCTCGACCTTGAGACCGGCACGCTTCAGCGCCTTCTTGGTGGCCGGAACCGGGCCGTAACCCATGATAGCGGGATCACAACCTGCAACGGCCATGCTCACGATCCGTGCGCGCGGCTTGAGGCCCAGGGCCTCGGCGCGCTCGGCCGACATCAGCACCATCGCAGCGGCACCGTCGGTGAGCTGGGAGGAGGTACCGGCTGTCACGGTGCCGTTCTTCGGATCGAACGCCGGACGCAACTGACCCAGGGACTCAACCGACGTCTCGGGACGGATGGTTTCGTCCTGCTCGATCAGGGTCTTGAAGCCGTTCTCGTCGTGGCCTTCGATCGGCACGATTTCGTTCTTGAACCGACCCTCAACCGTCGCTTCATGGGCCAGACGGTGTGAGCGTGCGCCAAACTCGTCCTGCTGGGAGCGGGAGATACCGTGCATCTTGGCCAGCATTTCTGCGGTCAGGCCCATCATGTTGGAGGCCTTGGCAGAGTACTTGGACGCGGCCGGGTTGTGGTCGAAGCCTTCGGTCATGGGTACATGGCCCATGTGCTCGACACCACCGACCACGAACACGTCGCCGTTACCGGTCTGGATGGCCTGGGCGGCGGTGTGGATCGCGGACATGGCAGAACCACACAGACGGTTCACCGTCTGGGCCGCAGACTCGTGCGGGATACGGGTCAGCAGGGAAATCTGCCGGGCCACGTTAAAGCCCTGCTCCTTGGTCTGGTTCACACAGCCCCAGATCACATCTTCCACTTCTTTCGGGTCGAGCTTCGGGTTGCGCTCAAACAGTGCTTCGATCAGGGCGGCGGACAGGGTCTCGGCACGCACGTTACGGAAGCAACCATTCTTGGCACGACCCATCGGAGTCCGCACGCAATCGACGACGACAACGTCTCTCGGATTAAGGCTCATAGATCTTTCTCCGTTCGGAAATCTCGTTCAGGGTTAGCCAAAGAACTTTTTGCCAGTCTTGGCCATTTCACGCAGCTTCTCGGTCGGGTGGTACAGAGGACCAAGGTCTGCAAACTTGTCTGCCAGCTCGACGAAGGTGTCGACACCCATGTCGTCGATATAGCGCAGGGCACCACCACGGAACGGCGGGAAGCCGATACCGAAGATCAGACCCATATCCGCGTCTGCCGGATCCTCGACGATGCCGTCTTCCAGGCAGCGAACGGTTTCCAGGCACAGCGGGATCATCATCCGGGCAATGATGTCTTCGTCATCAAAGTCCTTCTTACCCTGAACCACAGGCTCAATCAGCTTGTAGGTTTCTTCATCTACAACCTTCTTGGGCTTGCCTTTCTTGTCGGTTTCGTACTTGTAGAAACCCTTGTCGTTCTTCTGGCCGTAGCGGTTGTTCTCGAACATCACATCGATGGCGGACTTGTTCTCGTCCTTCATGCGGTCCGGGAAGCCTTCCGCCATGACTTCGTTGGCGTGCTTGGCGGTGTCCATGCCGACGACGTCGAGCAGGTAGGCAGGGCCCATCGGCCAGCCAAACTTCTCCATGACCTTGTCGACTTTCTGGAAATCGGCGCCGTCGCGGACCAGGCCGGCAAAGCCGCCGAAGTACGGGAACAGGACACGGTTGACCAGGAAGCCCGGGCAGTCGTTGACCACGATCGGGGTCTTGCCCATGGCCTTGGCGTACGCCACGGTGGTCGCGATGGCGCGATCACTGGTCTTCTCGCCACGGATAACCTCAACCAGCGGCATCATGTGCACCGGGTTGAAGAAGTGCATGCCACAGAAGTTTTCCGGACGCTTCAGGTTTTTGGCCAGAAGATCGATGGAAATGGTGGAGGTGTTGGAGGTCAGAATGGTGTCCTCGCGTACCGCGTCTTCGGTCTCGCGCAGCACCGCGTCCTTCACCTTGGGATTCTCGACAACGGCTTCAACCACCAGGTCAACGCTCTTGAAATCGCCGTAGTTCAGGGTCGGAGTGATGCTGTTGAGAACGTCCGCCATCTTGCTGGCGTCCATCTTGCCACGGGACACGCGCTTGGCCAGCAGCTTCTTGGCCTCTTCCAGGCCCAGCTTGATGCCGTCCTGATTGATGTCTTTCATGACGATCGGGGTGCCCTTCAGGGCCGACTGGAAGGCGACACCGCCACCCATGATGCCGGCGCCGAGTACGGCGGCCAGATTGACGTCACTGGCTTCCTTTTCCCAGGCCTTGGCCTTCTTCTTCAGTTCCTGGTCATTCAGGAACAGGCCAACCAGGCAGGCCGCCACGTTGGTTTTCGCCATCTTGGCGAAACCCTTGGCTTCCACTTCGATGGCCTTGTCGCGGGTCATGCCGGCGTGCTTCTGCATCACCTTGATGGCCTCGACCGGCGCCGGGTAGTTCTTGCCAGCCTTGCCAGCGACGAACGCCTTGGAGATCTCGAACGCCATCATGCTTTCCATGGCATTCAGCTTGATCTTGCCCTTCTTCTCTTCACGACGGGCCTGGTTGTCGAGCTTACCCTCGTTACACTGATTGATGATGGCAACGGCCGCATCGACCAGTTTGTCGGCATCGACCACGGCATCAACGGCACCGACCTTCAGCGCGGCGTCGGCGCGGTTCTCGGTGCCGCCACTGATCCATTCAACGGCGTTATCAACGCCGACCAGACGGGACAGTCGAACGGTACCACCGAAGCCCGGGAAGATCCCCAGCTTGACTTCCGGCAGGCCGACCTTGGCCTTCTTGTCCATGACGCGGTAATCGGTGGCCAGGCACATTTCAAAGCCACCACCCAGCGCCATGCCGTTGATCGCGGTCACGGTCGGGAACGGCAGATCCTCGACGTTGTTGAAGACTTCGTTCGCCTTCAGGTTGTTGGCCACCAGGTCCTCTTCCGAGCCGGCAAACAGCTCGGTGAACTCGGTGATGTCGGCACCAACAATGAAGCTGTCCTTGGAACTGGTAACCACCAGGCCTTTCAGGTTTTTCTGCGCTTTGAGTGCGTCAGTCGCGGCGCCAAGCTCTTCGATAGTGAGACGGTTGAACTTGTTCACTGACTCGCCCTGCAAGTCAAAGTTCAACTGAGCGATCCCGCCTTCGATCTCTTTAACCGTGATGGCTTTACCTTCGTAAATCATCAACTGATCTCCAGTCTGTGTTTGGAACTGCTGACAGCCCCACCGATCAACGGAGCAAACCGTGATACCGGGAACTGCGTGTGCAGCGAGATTTCGGTCACTGCCCGATCATTCGATCCAAAATTCATACAGTCGTTTGAATCGTGAGGGCACACGATGAAAAAAAAACGGACGTTTGTCAATTTGTTTCTGGCGACAACTGGGCAAAAGTCACGACTGGCCCGGTTGCGCGGCTGGAATTGGTCGCCGTTTTTACAGCGTTTCAGAAGGTTAAAAGGGACTACTGAGACAAAGC harbors:
- the fadB gene encoding fatty acid oxidation complex subunit alpha FadB produces the protein MIYEGKAITVKEIEGGIAQLNFDLQGESVNKFNRLTIEELGAATDALKAQKNLKGLVVTSSKDSFIVGADITEFTELFAGSEEDLVANNLKANEVFNNVEDLPFPTVTAINGMALGGGFEMCLATDYRVMDKKAKVGLPEVKLGIFPGFGGTVRLSRLVGVDNAVEWISGGTENRADAALKVGAVDAVVDADKLVDAAVAIINQCNEGKLDNQARREEKKGKIKLNAMESMMAFEISKAFVAGKAGKNYPAPVEAIKVMQKHAGMTRDKAIEVEAKGFAKMAKTNVAACLVGLFLNDQELKKKAKAWEKEASDVNLAAVLGAGIMGGGVAFQSALKGTPIVMKDINQDGIKLGLEEAKKLLAKRVSRGKMDASKMADVLNSITPTLNYGDFKSVDLVVEAVVENPKVKDAVLRETEDAVREDTILTSNTSTISIDLLAKNLKRPENFCGMHFFNPVHMMPLVEVIRGEKTSDRAIATTVAYAKAMGKTPIVVNDCPGFLVNRVLFPYFGGFAGLVRDGADFQKVDKVMEKFGWPMGPAYLLDVVGMDTAKHANEVMAEGFPDRMKDENKSAIDVMFENNRYGQKNDKGFYKYETDKKGKPKKVVDEETYKLIEPVVQGKKDFDDEDIIARMMIPLCLETVRCLEDGIVEDPADADMGLIFGIGFPPFRGGALRYIDDMGVDTFVELADKFADLGPLYHPTEKLREMAKTGKKFFG
- a CDS encoding NAD(P)-dependent oxidoreductase, with the translated sequence MTTRVTFIGLGVMGYPMAGHLANAGLEVRVWNRTHAKAEQWAKEYPGQAFETVADAVQGAEFVMTCVGADKDLIEVYEGEHGIIANAADGAALIDHTTATADVAERLAAAAGSRNQAFIDAPISGGQQGAEKGQLTVMCGGTDSAFDKARPLIDHYARAVTLLGPVGSGQKTKMVNQIAIAGLVQGLSEALHFAEKANLDVTKVVDVISKGAAQSWQMENRSATMIAGEFDHGFAVDWMRKDLGICLAEANKVNASLPVTALVDQFYGDVQAMGGRRWDTSSLIQRLRKLR
- the topA gene encoding type I DNA topoisomerase, with protein sequence MGKSLVIVESPAKAKTINKYLGSDFIVKSSVGHIRDLPVSGSGSQTDPKERARQAALTRKMSPDEKAAHKKRKAREQLVARMGVDPDKNWDARYEILPGKEKVVSELKRLAKSADHIYLATDLDREGEAIAWHLQETIGGEPDKYRRVVFNEITKRAIQEAFKDPGALDNNRVNAQQARRFLDRVVGYMVSPLLWAKIARGLSAGRVQSVAVRLIVEREREIRKFVPEEFWQLHANLAPAKADQPVRFEVTRYDDKPYRPVNESQSNDHVDRLKAGAFKVAKREDKPTRSRPSAPFITSTLQQAASNRMGFSVKKTMMLAQRLYEAGFITYMRTDSTNLSQDAVNGCRDYIQKQFGDRYLPEKPRVYGSKEGAQEAHEAIRPTEVSRRPSDISGLEKDAEKLYDLIWRQFIACQMADAEFLSTSIVVANGDYELRTRGRIIKFEGFLKAAPQAAKKDEDVALPDIKVDEVLDLKQLDPSQHFTKPAPRYTEASLVKELEKQGIGRPSTYASIISTIQDRGYVRLQNRRFYAEKMGEIVTERLSESFPNLMDFDFTARMEDELDDIAEGDVQWKQVLNDFYGRFKQQLETAESTDEGGMRANTPTETDIPCPSCGRNMQIRVASTGVFLGCSGYSLPPKERCKTTINLVSGDEVVSADDDVEGEGESRLLRKKRRCSKCGTAMDSYLIDEARKLHVCGNNPDCSGFEVEQGTFRIKGYDGPTLECDKCGSEMQLKTGRFGKYFGCTGDTCKNTRKLLKNGEPAPPKMDPVPMPELQCQKVDDTYVLRDGASGLFLAASKFPKNRETRPPLVKEIKPHRKEIDPKYDFLMKAPEADPEGNPTVIRYSRKTKEQYVMSEKDGKATGWSAWYVKGKWEPKEK
- the gltA gene encoding citrate synthase, with the protein product MTDRKATLSVGDKSIELPVYSGTVGPDVIDVRGLVQEGVFTYDPGFVSTAACDSAITYIDGANGVLLHRGYPIEQLAESSDYLEVCYLLLKGELPSAEENKRFHDTIKNHTMLHDQMRNFFHGFRRDAHPMAIMCGVVGALSAFYHDQMDVTSEHQREITAHRLIAKMPTIAAWCYKYSIGQPFMYPRNDLSYSENFLQMMFGVPCEEYKPNPILAKAMDKIFILHADHEQNASTSTVRLAGSTGANPYACIASGIAALWGPAHGGANEAVLDMLAEIGDESNIEKYIAKAKDKDDPFRLMGFGHRVYKNFDPRAKVMAETAHEVLTELGLENDPLLKIAQRLEKIALEDEYFVERKLYPNVDFYSGLILKAIGIPTSMFTVIFALSRTIGWFSHWNEMVSGNYRIGRPRQLYTGSDARDYPKK
- the fadA gene encoding acetyl-CoA C-acyltransferase FadA encodes the protein MSLNPRDVVVVDCVRTPMGRAKNGCFRNVRAETLSAALIEALFERNPKLDPKEVEDVIWGCVNQTKEQGFNVARQISLLTRIPHESAAQTVNRLCGSAMSAIHTAAQAIQTGNGDVFVVGGVEHMGHVPMTEGFDHNPAASKYSAKASNMMGLTAEMLAKMHGISRSQQDEFGARSHRLAHEATVEGRFKNEIVPIEGHDENGFKTLIEQDETIRPETSVESLGQLRPAFDPKNGTVTAGTSSQLTDGAAAMVLMSAERAEALGLKPRARIVSMAVAGCDPAIMGYGPVPATKKALKRAGLKVEDIDFWELNEAFAGQSLPVLKDLKLLGVMEEKVNLNGGAIALGHPLGCSGARISTTLLNVMEAKGGKLGVSTMCIGLGQGIATVWERL